ACTCGACAATGAAGTTTCTATTATCTTTATGACATGTTTATGATCAAATTATGTTCAAAGTATTatctttcttctattttcacgaactattattaatattttcaaaatattgtcaGAATTTTATTCTACCTTTCTGTTATCTATTCCTTAAATCTTGCTGAATGTCGTTACACTCTCATCGATCATACTAACGTCCCCTGCGTATTTCACAGTGTACTGAGCACACATCGCTCGCAGTTTCTCGTTTCTTCCTCTGCACACTCACTTTCAGACCATTTACTCCAAATGTACGTATTCTCATTTTATCTCTTCATGATAGTATTTCACATGACTGATCGGTGTAATTTTGAGATTTTTGTAAATGTCAATAGCATAACCGTGTGCCCATCTATACGTAACACTTTTCAGTTTCCAACAGGCTATTTTAAACGTCTCTTTCACTGTCGAACTTTCTTAGCACTGAAATCTACCGTGTTAAACTCTTTGACCTTCTTTTGAATTTTACACATTGTTaactgataaaaataatttaaattgtaaattgcttTTAAACGATGGAAGATATCGAAAaactttatatttatcttttttaactacagttaatgatgataatgtaaaaatatcaGAACTACAAAACGGACAGTAtgaaatacaatacaatacgaaaactgaCTATTTGAGTGCACGAATTTATTGAAGTTCTtttcttgaatattatttttttaaatatgtgaaCGCATTTGTAAGACTATGcgtttatattgtaaaaatagttatgttcaatagaattttaaaaaataacaagaCAATGGTTTGAGGATAATTATACAAATGGTCTTAAATTTGTATGCTGCAAGTTGCGAGTAATTactataaatttctttaaattcaatCGATTGTAACGACCCAAAGCTGAACGATTACGAAGCTGGGAATGGTCGTTGAATTTTTAAGAGGTTGTTACGGTCTGAATTTTAAAACAAGATACCCCGAGGCGTGCTCGATGTCGGGCGCGCGACACGAAGGGTGATCAACGATAGTGATGGGTATTTAAACCATTTGAGCGCGATCaatcaatattaatacattgtaaACGGATGTTgagatattttaatcaatttgatCGATAGCCTTGATACGTAAACATTTTTAAGGATTACATGTCTTAAATAAACGTATAATTTGTAAAATCTTCCTTGACATAaactgtttaatataataattattttcgaataatttggAAGTAGTATTTAACGCAGAAAAACAGCTACTCGGTATGGTTAGCAAGAAAAGATCATGTTcgcaattatttcataattgaatAAAGATGATAAACAGTTATACGTGTTAATTTGAAGTATTTGAACATTGAAACATACAATCCTACAttgtttattagaaaaataaagatttttgtTCGTCAAAtgtataatcaaatattttgtgGTTGTTACTCTTACTAACAATGAAGTTAAGAGATTTAGTgtcatttgtaaaaataaagctcatgaattatttgaaatcttctcatttttattcaatcgcACGTGTTAATTTCAACTATACAAGAATTGAAGGATTTAATTccatatttttcattagaagaATAGAGATTATGGTTCATAGAacgaataatcaattatttttggGGTAGTACCGTATGCGAACTGAAGAGATTTACTATTCGTTTGTATGCTAAAACAGTTCAAGGACTTCAAGCTCTTGTCTGTATCCTCAATGGAAAAAATAAGTAGGTCAAAACATTTACTAAAGGTGCACAAGTCAGATAAATTGCACTGTTGCCCCACCTTTTCATCAGTACATTCAGCTAAGGTATTTTCTAGTCGTAAAGAACGTTTCTTTTGGACACTTTTTAGCCCAATGAATTACACAAAACCATCCGAAAGCTTTCTCCATTGTGCCATGAAGGGTAATGCTGAAAAAAATAACCTAAGATAAATTTCACGCTAGTAAAGTAAATGCACGAACCGTGTGAGCGGCGACATTCTAAACTAGCCACAGGCTACGCCAGATGTCTTCTTTTGAAATACAAACTATAGTTGTGCATGACCTAGTGTATACTCTGACATTGGTAGCCACGGGGAAAATGGAGTACACGAATAAacttatatacagggtgtcccgcgactcatggtcaacgaattaggaggtcattctatatgtaaaaatgagtcgaaaaaatacaataaaattttttcttgcgactcttcgttttcgaaaaaatcgaagtcgaaaatttactcggtacCTGTACACTCGGTAacatgtcgactttgtgcatctcactatacactcttgtttcgattcttatttgtatttaaagacatAGTAATGACAAAGTGCGGATACCGCTCTTGATACAAACGCGGCACTCGAATTACCCTCGCACGCTCCAAGTGCGAGAATCATATCCGCATAGTCACTATTCAAATAAGCTGCCATACTGAGAAACTGTTAGATACTGAATAATTATACCGCTAATAGAATAGCACGaacgataaaatattaaccGAGGTCGTTACTATACCTTCAAATACAAATAAGACTCAAGACAAGGGTGTATAGTGAGATGCACAAAGTTGACATGTACTGAGTGTACATGTACataatgtatttttacatgCAGAATGACCTTTTAATTGATTGACCATGAGGAAACCCTGTATATAGTGCCCAGTATagtgtattaatataattagtatcCAACTATAATTAGTactcataataatattgtataatactattACTTATTAGTTCTGGGCAGATTTTGTGTCAACGTTTGCTGTgaaatataatcattaataacagatgaataacatttaacttgaattcaaacgaattgaataatatttatatttgttaaattaatgttacttaagttattattatttaacacttaatcaaccgaatggggagatctccaaCTTTTCTCTTACCAACGCATTACCTATTAttccgttttctttcttttgtcaCTTAGTAGGTCCTGAACTAAGATTctttactattaattaaatagctttcttgtttatataaaacacaattcttaataaaattagttGTTTGAGTTCAATTGGAGTTAATGAAAAAGTTTATAGTTATAATCTTCGTAAGGTGGTTGcctaaatatcaattattacttattatacttagtattacttaaataaacttaaaacatttaaacttcaaagttatataattaaatgatgtCGAACAACTGAACGAAAAAGTTGGATTACATCTAAATGAATTATAATCACTCACATGTTTCCACTTCtagtttacattttttaattgtgtagtattaaaactttataattgtaTACTTCTCAATTTCCCATTACCTAACGATTAACCAAATCCCTATTTTTTGCTATATAGATTGTCGAAACTTTTGATTAAATTGGAATTTAATAATTCGAATTCTTAGGTTATATCTCTAAATAAgcataatacaatttttcaagtatatttgaaaaatttcttctcaAGTCCCCATTTACTTGGGGTGTTCGTGATTTAGTTGGCCCCCGTtatccagttaactgtgttaGATGAGTATACAGGTcatgttaaagcttgaaatgagagcaattatttcaacgatgaattgtttcttttttcagataaagatgtaatttttcattgtttttctttggttttccattaaaatataccctagatgcattcgtcctgcgtttgacgagtacatacttcattttttgatttcacTGAAACCAGGTTAAATCGggtaatcgaggttctactataTCGTTAAAGCAATTCCGAATCTTAAAACTAATTTTCCTTTATCAGGCCAGGATTACCATCCTATCTATGGGACCATTACGAGCAGTCGGTACCAATGTCGACCTATTTGGTAGCCTTCATAGTTTCCGATTTCAAAATGTTGAAATCGGAATCCGGGAAGTTCAGAGTCTGGGCACGAAACGAGGCGATTGACCAAGCGCAATACAGTTTGCAAATAGGCCCGAAGATTCTTGAGTGTTTCGaggattatttcaaaattaaatttcctttgCCCAAGATTGACAACGTTGCTCTGCCGGACTTCGCGGCTGGCGCCATGGAAAACTGGGGTTTGATTACTTACAGGTAACTCGAAGTACTATTACCTTTATTTACGTTACAAGTTGTTActagtttaaaattatattgctaattaaaattgttcaaactgatagattaaaatcaaaattatagaTATGAATTCTTTATAGAGAATTTTAACTGTTTCGTAAGTAATTGAGGGTTGTTATCTTTATTCTTTCGTCctattttttagcaattattaattacaaaaaatagtATAAAGTGTAATGAGGACAAAGTTACTGTTGGTATTAAGTAAATTTCTTGATTtcgtaatatattttagatttatattactttataattagtagcttacaatttaattaatatagtggtgctattattatagatagtgaaagagtggatcttgagtaatcgagatcacactcattcttacattcactcttcttaaaaatactttaacctacgctaaagattctagatactacattaaGTATTAttgtttcttacaaaaattaaagttattacctataactttaatataatttaacatgatttaacaggataataaaattgtaaaactaataacgtaaaataaaagtaactttGTTACAGgtttaatataatgatttttattttgtaatataatcaGTTTTAATGTGATGAAAttctaaagtaatattttatgatataattatttctgtttcagaGAAACAGCCCTGTTGTACCAAGAAGGCGTATCGACCAGTAACAACAAACATCGCGTGGCCACTGTTGTCTCTCACGAGCTTGCTCATCAGTGGTTCGGTAACTTGGTGACGCCAAGTTGGTGGACGGACCTTTGGTTGAACGAAGGTTTCGCTAGTTACGTGGAGTATGTTGGTATGAATGCGGTAAGTTCGTGAGTttcgaattgaaaattcaattatggCCTCTTAACATGTTGATAGCAAAATCAGCGTCCTCGGAGATACCTGaatataaaagtacattgtTTAATTCATTACAACAATCACATcttataaattttatcattgCATCTTATAAATTTTAACGAAAATTATCACCTGGTTTATTTAAGTAAATCACCCCAATCTCTTGCTTTACGATTTAtgtctgaactgtgatcgatttaactactttgttattaagaatttattgaaaacaagagaaaaattctgggcaTATTTTTTGTCAACGTttgttctaaagtataattattgataacactgtccaacacgatttttgttttataatagccactaggtgatCCTTATAAAGTTTCTGGCTCTAAATacaaatccgaaaaccaaatgatatttaataataataataataataataaacacaacTTAACGATGAACATTTCTCTGAGGAattttcctttctatttttTAGGTAGAACCAACATGGAAAGTCTTGGAACAGTTTGTAGTTCACGATCTTCAAACTGTTTTTGCATTGGACGCATTGGAGTCTTCTCACCCCATATCCATCGAAGTTGGTCATCCGGATGAGATTAGTGAAATCTTCGACAGGATTTCATACGAAAAAGGTAATGAATAATCGTGTGTCTTTTTTTATGAACATGAGAATTTCTGCAATACGTTATACCGAAACAAAGTTTTGAaaagatatttcattataacgtttaagaaagaaatgtaaataaattgtaacatgACTTTGTATCTGTGCAGGGGCTTCTATAATAAGAATGATGGATCATTTCCTTACCACTGAAGTTTTTAAACAGGGATTAACAAACTATTTAAATGGAAAGTGAGtacatatattaatttgataaacAATATGATTcacgtattatatatattttattacattttatactttagcacattttttaaaatttccggAAGTTATTAAACCTGtgtaaacatttaataattagtGAAATCTTTATTCTTGGAATCTCTATCTCTATTCTTTTATATCATTTGCTAATTATACTATTCAACAAGTATTTACGACGTTCGATAGGCattctttatcaatttttacTCCAATTTACTATCTtaccattaaataatttataaatgaaaaatacaatactgaAATTATGTAGATCACATAATGCTGCAGATACGACTGTTCTGTTACGCTGTAAGTTTCATGCGAAATAACATATGATTGTGGTGCGTTGAGAACCACTGTTGACGTCGCATGTTGAGTCAAATTGTTTTGTTCTATATTAGAAAGGACcattatttgtaacatttcttGACGATTTTTATAAGAAGAAGATTTACATTATCGCATAAAGTATAGTTTTCTTgttgcatttttaattttaaaaataaattgacgaTCACCCACAGACATTGACTTCATTTGCTGTCATCTTCACTTTCATCGCTGTTtaaacacacacgcgcgcgcgtgtaaaactgtttcataattattactattaaaatataaagcattatcgaaattaaaaattccgaattctaattaaataatactaattgaatattaatatttttaaaagtattaattcattttcttgTGATACGTTCTCACGATTGCTTTTTAATTTCACGTTAGAGCATATCAAAGTGCTGAACAGGATGATCTGTGGAACGCTTTAACGAAGCAGGCGCATAAGGATAAAGTCTTAGATCCAAGTGTTACGATAAAGCAGATTATGGATACCTGGACTCTTCAAACTGGATTCCCTGTTGTGACAGTGATTCGAAATTATAAGAACAATTCTGCAACATTAACTCAGGTTCGTTAGACATAAAATGTCTATAGTCTTAGTCGCGTTCTTGAATAATCGTTTATAATCGATAACTTtaacttcaatttcaatttcaacgttaactttagtttttattttaacttcAATTGTAActttactttcaatttaatatttttattaaattttttatttcaattttaaggaACGTTTCCGTCTCCATAATGGCACCATAACAACCACTTCCGAAACTGAACCATTATGGTGGGTGCCCATCACCTACACAtctgaaaaacaattaaatttcaacaagACCCAACCATCGGAATGGATAAAAGCTGAAAAATCGATTGTTTTACCCAATTTGAATGCTAGCTCGAAagaatggacaattttcaaCGTTCAGGAAACCGGTAAGCAAGTGTATTATTCATCAAGTActaaaatactaaattattaataattagtcGAAAAAAGTAATTTGAATAGCATCTGTTATATTTTGAGTTTCTAAAAGGGGtagtacaattatttttctctctaATGCACAATTTTCTTAGACATTATATCATTTACGAATTTTGAACCAATATTCacacttttttttataattgagactgcatatatatttgtaattgcaattgcatttaacactagatgcatattgaattttataaacattattcagtaaatatttgTCGATGTTGATTGATGTAATTACAGTAATATGTATCCCAACTCTCTATTCTTAAACCTCTAGTTTCCACGATGTAAATGAGCGAACATTAATTTtgctaaaaataataaagaaaactgtacaataaatgaacctagtattaaccccttaccttacaatatcgcgtcagatTCATGGCAAAGATTTCTAATATAGTCTTACAAGTATAAATGATATTCAGTTCTTCTGagttcaaataaaacatttttcttgttAGTAATTTGTACGGTGTAGagtaaatctagacatagaagAAGCatagaattttttgtttaactagtgcatcattaacgataaatagttctaacaagtGTAACTGCGAAATTTaatcgtagagcaaggggttaatatatgaTACTTACACAGTTAATTCAATtgcattcgaatatttttcccTAGGATACTACAGAGTGAATTACGACAGAATGAATTGGCAGATGATAATCAATCAGTTGAACAAGGAATCGTACAGAGATATTTCAACGATCAATCGAGCACAGTTGATCGACGATGCCTTGAATTTAGCTAGAGCTGGAAGATTGGACTACGCCACTGCATTGGATGTCACGTCTTATTTGGCGCACGAGACCGAGTATTTGCCTTGGAAGTCCGCTCTCACTGCCATGCACTACTTAGATAGCATGCTGATCAAGATGCCTAGTTACGATAAGTTTCGAgtaaataaatacgtatatttatattttttacctaTGCAGGATACTCAGCAATATGTGGGagaaaatttaaccctttcgattGAACGACGCTTTGATATataaaatcgaaagctgcaaatgaatatttcattattcaaataatgagagaTTTATGCGTGATTGTCttcttttctaatattcaagacttcgatgcatactTCAGATTTTTATGCAGAGTTTTGTCATTACAGAAGAGTTCTTcaaagtttaaaatattaaaaactacttaatgaatatttagtatatttacttttctacaaatattgagattttcttaacctgttcGAAAGAAAAACTGTTCTCACGCTTTCTGCGGGAGGTTCCTCTttagaaatgtctgcagaattcaATGGTGTATAACAATTTGGTTCTAACCAACCTAGTTttcatagaaatgtaacagaagtgcctACAAAGTATGCGCATCTACCCTttattaaactttgatcatcatttacaagcatttaatggtacgcaatattaaaaattgttatagcTACATCTTCGGGCaactctttttattttttacgataaattttaactgcttattatttttagttttcacgtaaatcttgtttctctaaaaaattcgattgtttttacaaaaacccattttTTGAAAAGTGggcgtgacccagcaatttgattTTCGGATTTGTATTTAAGACAAGAAACTCTATAAGGACCATCTAGTGgctattaaaaaacaaaaatcgtgaTCCACAGTGTTATTAGTGATTAGTGGATAGTGGATGTTAGTGCATTTATAGCATTTAAAAAAGTTTGAGTTACAATAAacagtttatattaataaacactAATGATATTTCTACTTCAATTTTGCCATAAAGAATCTTTTAATCGacgaagtaaattttatttaaactcatccaggtttcattgaaataatttgtaaaaattgagaTTTGCATAAAATCCAATAGTTTGTGAAAATTGGGAATTGAGAAATCAATATGTGATTTTGgtaattttcgaatttcgattACTTTTAACCTTACTCTGAGTATATGCAACACATTATTGCAGCAATgcgtgaaaatataattattaaaaacaaaactcTTTCCTAGGTGTACATTTTGAAACTCATTGACAACGTGTACAAACAAGTAGGTTTCAAGGATAATCCTGACGACCCACAGTTAACAGTGTTCACTCGGATCAATGTACTGACTTGGGCATGCAAGTTTGGTCACGAGGACTGCATTCAAAATGCAAGGAAGCAGTTTTATAATTGGCGAAACATGCCTGATCCAGACAAGAATAATCCGTAATTATGAATCGTACCGATTTAAAACACTTTAAGAATTCGTAGAAAGATGAGAAAAGTGtgttaaatggaaatattttataagtatatcattcctttgtttttgttaattatgcacgtaaaatatttattattttgcacgGTTTGCACATATAtcgtattgttaaatattttaaccatttttttaatacacaaaatgtaggtcaaaattaatttatacaagacaTTAACGTTTAATACGTACCACATAATACCTTGCATAATTCTAAattgtgataaaaatatttcaattcattgacGTTTATTACATAACTAAATCCAATTTTTTTCTATGTTAACAATTTTGAGATGTtgtcatgtaataataatctttttcgTGTTTTTGATTACATAAGTAACTTCATTAATATAGGGTGTTTCTGTAACCGTGGTTCAACGTAaacatataaacaatattatatttagaattgTTCTTTTGTGCTTACAAAGATATAATCGAAAAGAAttcgtaatattatattataaacattttgatttataacatttttcctACAATTTTCagcaaatattgtaaatatattataacacacAAAAAGTATTACACTATCGatattttagatatattttcGCACAATATACATGTTGTGCGCGTttgcaatttcaaatttttcataaatacataaaaatctacaggttggtcgttaaccccttgacttatattgacgtgtcagactcgcggtgaaaattttaaacagagtttaaagaatataaatattattaaattttgttattatcctcatcaattattatactttagagcgaACATAAGAATACAATGAGTTTAGAATTTCTGTCTTTGTTTCAGTAagttataatttatagaaatttttttaatctgTTCGAAAGGAAAACCGTTCTCACGTTTTCTGCAGGGGGTTtcttcttcagaaatgtctgcagaatccaatgctGTATAGCAAATTGGTACTAGCCAACGCACCTTtcgtaaaaatgtaacaaaagtgcgtacaaagtacgTGCATCTATCcctttttaaactttgattatcatttaagtatttaatgacacgaaatattaaaaaattttatatttacatattcgggcaactctcctctatcttttataataaatttgaacgACCTATCGTTTTTATGGAACATGGATTTCGAAAATTGAGGGTAATCCagtaatttggttttcggatttgtATTTAGGGCAAGAAGTTCGATAAGGatcacctagtggctattacaaaatAGGAAagaagttcaaatttgttggaTCGTgttattaatgttaaaatagtTGTACCTATGATAGTTGAGAAATAcatcatagggtaaggggttgaTTACCAATCAGTGGCATCTGaataatggaattaaaattatttgttcaatttattGACAGAATTTCACCGAATTTGAAATCCGTGGTTTACTGCACTGCCATACGGATTGGAGGTCTAACCGAGTGGAATTTTGCTTGGCAAATGTCTCAAGAGACTAATGTTGGCTCTGAGAAGGATCTGCTATTAAATGCGCTCGGCTGCACTCAAGAAACATGGCTTCTTAGTCGATACTTGGAGTGGGCCATTACCGAAAATTCGGGAATCAGAAAGCAGGATGCCGGTCGGGTATTCACTTCGATTTCTAATTATCCTGTTGGCCAATCATTGGCGTTCAACTTCTTCAGGAACAAGTGGACGCGACTCAAAGAATAGTAAGTGGATTTCTTTAATGGCATTACGATGTTATTGAATGATATTatgaatagtattatattattttattatactgtatAACTATATCGGGTAGACGAAAGCGAATTGGATTATAGGATTGATTCGACCGAAATTTCACATTGTTGTATCTCGAATtagatttcttatttattaaagaaagagTTAAAAATTGTCT
This is a stretch of genomic DNA from Nomia melanderi isolate GNS246 chromosome 1, iyNomMela1, whole genome shotgun sequence. It encodes these proteins:
- the superdeath gene encoding suppressor of ER stress-induced death; its protein translation is MTQSREVLGMMDAHTTTFGRKRGCTVSPCGGFLLGAAFLISLVVTGLLVYHFAPCLEEKLVKSCNGLKISVFEQRGMFPTDFSAKKKLDVRLPRSVLPDSYELRLIPFIWEGNFTYHGEVKILVNVTEDTKNVTLHAVSMDIDESFTNIREHLLTSNSTKAIRIVEQRNDTERQFHVIKTSDTLKAGKQYLVHFKFVGYLNDYLQGFYRSSYTVDGQKRWIATTQFQATDARRAFPCFDEPALKARFQISIARPKNMTSIANMPRKEEPMPVPGLPSYLWDHYEQSVPMSTYLVAFIVSDFKMLKSESGKFRVWARNEAIDQAQYSLQIGPKILECFEDYFKIKFPLPKIDNVALPDFAAGAMENWGLITYRETALLYQEGVSTSNNKHRVATVVSHELAHQWFGNLVTPSWWTDLWLNEGFASYVEYVGMNAVEPTWKVLEQFVVHDLQTVFALDALESSHPISIEVGHPDEISEIFDRISYEKGASIIRMMDHFLTTEVFKQGLTNYLNGKAYQSAEQDDLWNALTKQAHKDKVLDPSVTIKQIMDTWTLQTGFPVVTVIRNYKNNSATLTQERFRLHNGTITTTSETEPLWWVPITYTSEKQLNFNKTQPSEWIKAEKSIVLPNLNASSKEWTIFNVQETGYYRVNYDRMNWQMIINQLNKESYRDISTINRAQLIDDALNLARAGRLDYATALDVTSYLAHETEYLPWKSALTAMHYLDSMLIKMPSYDKFRVYILKLIDNVYKQVGFKDNPDDPQLTVFTRINVLTWACKFGHEDCIQNARKQFYNWRNMPDPDKNNPISPNLKSVVYCTAIRIGGLTEWNFAWQMSQETNVGSEKDLLLNALGCTQETWLLSRYLEWAITENSGIRKQDAGRVFTSISNYPVGQSLAFNFFRNKWTRLKEYFGSSLLTIKNIVKTATSGINTKYDLRDLLEFTNEHKEELSSVTRTVHQAIERSEANIRWVERNHATIYDWLKRNTA